The following are encoded together in the Streptomyces sp. NBC_00358 genome:
- a CDS encoding WxL protein peptidoglycan domain-containing protein, with amino-acid sequence MPIRRRGRPGAIHPTVTRVLLTVLLVLLVCPTPAAAAGSGPSAWSVRPAGAVTDGARRSAFSLDAAPGSTIKDAVVISNLSEVPLSFQVYGTDAYNTPRDGALAYREAGQAQQGVGRWVKLRTNALVIPAGRGAEIPFTLTVPPDATPGAHVGGIVALDNAVEQAGRDNGVDLGIQRAIAVRVQLTVGGPLTPGVGVRDVRLAHRPAGVPFRSGRATLRYTVVNTGNTVIQPSARPRATGLFGRTLKTFRTTRLPVLLPGQSTVITAVWDGAPPLDYVHASVRVSAQGMPAASAETGSVLLSWTTVAVLLALLALLALALSQVRRRRRARLEHTP; translated from the coding sequence ATGCCCATCCGACGCCGCGGCAGGCCCGGGGCGATCCACCCGACGGTGACCCGCGTGCTGCTCACCGTGCTCCTGGTCCTTCTCGTGTGTCCCACGCCCGCGGCGGCCGCCGGGAGCGGGCCGAGCGCCTGGTCCGTACGGCCCGCGGGCGCGGTCACCGACGGTGCACGGCGCAGCGCCTTCTCCCTGGACGCCGCGCCGGGCTCGACGATCAAGGACGCGGTCGTCATCAGCAACCTCTCCGAGGTCCCGCTCTCCTTCCAGGTGTACGGGACCGACGCGTACAACACACCGCGCGACGGGGCCCTCGCCTACCGGGAGGCGGGGCAGGCCCAGCAGGGCGTCGGCCGCTGGGTGAAGCTGCGCACCAACGCCCTGGTGATCCCCGCGGGACGCGGCGCGGAGATCCCCTTCACACTGACCGTGCCCCCGGACGCGACACCCGGCGCCCATGTCGGGGGCATCGTCGCGCTCGACAACGCGGTGGAACAGGCCGGCCGGGACAACGGCGTCGACCTCGGCATCCAGCGGGCCATCGCCGTACGCGTGCAGCTCACCGTGGGCGGCCCGCTCACTCCCGGAGTGGGCGTGCGCGACGTACGGCTGGCCCACCGTCCCGCCGGGGTGCCGTTCCGGTCCGGGCGCGCGACCCTGCGCTACACCGTCGTCAACACCGGCAACACCGTCATCCAGCCGAGCGCCCGCCCGCGTGCCACCGGGCTGTTCGGCCGCACCCTCAAGACATTCCGCACCACCCGGCTGCCGGTCCTGCTGCCCGGTCAGAGCACCGTCATCACCGCCGTCTGGGACGGCGCTCCCCCACTGGACTACGTCCACGCCTCCGTGCGCGTGAGCGCTCAGGGCATGCCCGCCGCGTCCGCCGAAACCGGCTCCGTACTGCTGTCCTGGACCACCGTCGCCGTCCTTCTGGCGCTCCTGGCGCTGCTGGCCCTGGCCCTCTCACAGGTGCGCCGACGGCGCCGCGCCCGGCTGGAGCACACGCCATGA